From Panicum hallii strain FIL2 chromosome 2, PHallii_v3.1, whole genome shotgun sequence, a single genomic window includes:
- the LOC112879393 gene encoding flavonoid 3'-monooxygenase-like, with amino-acid sequence MELTAMLSMAMAAILAIFILSSVVPPRGRRKALNLPPGPRGWPVFGSLGVLAGAVPPHRVLAALAARYGPLMHLRLGSYHTVVASSAETARLVLKTHDLAFADRPPTAAGEITGYGYQGIVHTPYGPYWRMTRKLCATELFSVRRVDSFELVRAQEMRALVRGLFRCAGRAVAVREHVAGATLRNILRMAVGEKWSGCYGSAEGEAFRSTLDEAFAATGAVSNVGEWVPLLGWLDVQGCARKMKRLLELHDRFYEKIVDEHEERRLRADAAGEFVASDLVDVLLQLAEEDRQESEARLTRVSVKAFIQDIIAGGTESSAVTIEWAMSELLRHPEAMAAATDELDRVVGRGRWVTERDLPDLPYIDAVVKETLRLHPVGPLLVPHHARKDTVVAGYDVPAGARVLVNAWAIARDPASWPDAPDAFRPERFLGGASAGVDVRGAHFQLLPFGAGRRICPAYDLALKLVAAGVASMVQGFAWRLPDGVAPEDVSMEEHVGLSTKRKVPFVAVAEPRLPAHLYDDAADWSDLFLHDWRTFSPGENISRHVSSDLAA; translated from the coding sequence ATGGAGCTCACAGCAATGTTGTCCATGGCAATGGCCGCCATCTTGGCCATCTTCATCCTCAGCTCCGTCGTCCCGCCACGCGGCCGGAGGAAGGCACTGAACCTTCCGCCGGGCCcgcgggggtggccggtgttcgGCAGCCTCGGCGTTCTGGCGGGCGCGGTCCCGCCGCACCGCGTGCTGGCCGCGCTCGCGGCGCGCTACGGCCCGCTCATGCACCTCCGTCTGGGCTCCTATCACACCGTGGTGGCCTCGTCGGCGGAGACCGCCCGCCTCGTCCTCAAGACCCACGACCTCGCGTTCGCCGACCGCCCGCCCACGGCCGCCGGCGAGATCACCGGCTACGGCTACCAGGGCATCGTGCACACGCCGTACGGCCCCTACTGGCGCATGACGCGCAAGCTCTGCGCCACCGAGCTCTTCTCGGTGCGGCGCGTGGACTCGTTCGAGCTCGTGCGCGCGCAGGAGATGCGCGCGCTGGTGCGCGGCCTGTTCCGGTGCGCcggccgcgccgtcgccgtcagGGAGCACGTCGCGGGCGCCACGCTGCGGAACATCCTCCGCATGGCCGTGGGGGAGAAGTGGTCGGGCTGCTACGGCAGCGCCGAGGGCGAGGCGTTCCGGAGCACGCTGGACGAGGCGTTCGCGGCGACCGGCGCGGTGAGCAACGTCGGCGAGTGGGTGCCGTTGCTGGGATGGCTCGACGTGCAGGGCTGCGCGCGGAAGATGAAGCGGCTGCTCGAGCTGCACGACCGGTTCTACGAGAAGATAGTGGACGAGCACGAGGAACGGCGGCTGCGAGCCGATGCCGCCGGCGAGTTCGTGGCGAGCGACCTCGTCGACGTGCTGTTGCAGCTCGCCGAGGAGGACAGGCAGGAGTCGGAGGCCAGGCTCACGCGCGTCAGCGTGAAGGCCTTCATCCAGGACATCATCGCCGGGGGCACGGAGAGCTCGGCGGTGACGATAGAGTGGGCCATGTCGGAGCTTCTCCGCCACCCGGAGGCCATGGCGGCCGCGACCGACGAGCTGGACCGCGTGGTCGGCCGCGGGCGCTGGGTCACGGAGCGCGACCTGCCGGACCTCCCCTACATCGACGCCGTGGTAAAGGAGACGCTGCGGCTGCACCCCGTCGGCCCGCTCCTGGTCCCTCACCACGCCCGCAAGGACACGGTGGTCGCCGGCTACGACGTGcccgcgggcgcgcgcgtgctgGTGAACGCGTGGGCCATCGCGCGCGACCCGGCGTCGTGGCCCGACGCGCCCGACGCGTTCCGGCCGGAGCGGTTTCTGGGCGGCGCCAGCGCCGGCGTGGACGTTCGCGGCGCGCACTTTCAGCTGCTGCCGTTTGGGGCCGGGCGGCGGATCTGCCCGGCGTACGACCTCGCGCTGAAGCTGGTGGCCGCCGGCGTGGCGAGCATGGTGCAGGGGTTCGCGTGGCGGCTGCCGGACGGGGTGGCGCCGGAGGACGTGAGCATGGAGGAGCACGTCGGGCTGTCCACGAAGCGGAAGGTGCCGTTCGTCGCCGTTGCCGAGCCCCGGCTGCCGGCGCACCTCTACGACGACGCCGCCGATTGGTCGGACTTATTTTTACACGATTGGCGCACGTTTTCACCAGGTGAAAACATTAGCCGTCACGTATCTTCGGACCTTGCTGCTTAA